In the Hevea brasiliensis isolate MT/VB/25A 57/8 chromosome 8, ASM3005281v1, whole genome shotgun sequence genome, actaagtgtaatctatatgaaaactatatgcaaatgtatgtttaaaagtatagacatgtgtgttatatgtataagtgtatgaattatctatatatgaatgaatgaaatgcaataaatgaatgaatgaaaattttaaaaattttgcaaaaattttaccCTCACCCCCagactcaaatgaaacattgtcctcaatgtttaaaatgaatgcaaagatgggcaaaattgtgtgaactactcaattaatgaaatttatacaattggggattaaatcaatataaagtcaagaattccaaaattagctcaaagtgatattaacaatgaagctttagagagaaaaatgtggaaaagtatcccaaatatatgaatttacactgcttaagatgttgcttgaCCTGCTGCGTAGGGTAAAGTGAAAGCATAAGCATTGTcaacataccataagcataaatagtaaaagggtaagctgttacctccaaatgatgtgaaacagatgcggctcaaagaaaatttgtgcaactcatcaatgtcaacaaaattaggattgaagaaaaagataaagtgcaaaaataatgtgcaagaaaatgaaaaagtgtaaagaaataagaTGTAATagttaaatcaagaattaaaccaaaaagcattcaCGGAATAACTATGTCCGTAgcagaagataaaataaaataaaataaactaaaggaaaaaaaaaatgcaagtataatcataaaaactaattaccaaagtattacaactattactaaagtttgaaaattaaaataaacagattacaaaataaacctaacaCAGAAACTGAAACTGAAAAACTAGTACTGTTACTGCAACTGCTACTGTACTAAAACTAATACTAAATTGCTACTATTGTTCAAGCTCTGCTGTCAAGGCTTTGTCTTTGCATCGTGGTCCGCCTGTGTTCTACAAGAGGTTCATTGTGATCCAAGCTTTAAGCGATTTCAAATTTTCTAtgaggtctttcatttcttgaagcatggcttggccccaatgatataagttgttataagattgggccaatttgttGTAGAGCTCCAGCATTTGAAATTGTTGctgcttctgtttctttttaagagatgaaaatctctttttaagtttcttttcagcttcttcttttggttgacctgctgctgacccatggtatcaattttgacttctaagctcttcaaggtagcaaggatttctgtggtgtcaggtgagggaacagatggttggacagtgaaacttgctattttggattccaaggatcttaaGAGGGATAAAATGTCTGCTGAAAACTGCGGGGCAGTGGTTGGTTGGGGTCCTGCTGGTGCAAAGGTAGTGGGGTCTGCAGTACCACTAGCTTCAGGGTGCTGCTGTAACAAAGCATAGGTATGGCCTactttctcacaaacatccatgtgcagcaacattgtgctgtctatataTGATTCACCAGAAACTGGCAGCAACTTATATAGgctagcatcaaagctaaatgagtttgctatagcagttatatatcctccaaaaactatactacctttggtatgctttgtgacaatttggtgccaatgagtagctatgaaatgggctgtgcttacttgttttctctccttcatgcaccacaagaaaaataagtCTCCAGCTCCCACAATCATAtcgtgtccccttcctaaaacagtgtaagaaatgaacctatggaggtatttcaatacatgatcaactatcctagaggcttttgcagtcctctgtCTATAATAGCCCCAAAAGGTGCAATATTTTTCCAGAATTGAACAAGGTCATAAACAGTTTGTTGCCACTCAATATTTTTATACCCCgaatcctgaaaaccaaaaatttcattcatagcatccatgtctaactccctatcaatgctagcacatcgaaaatatatcacatccttatgctcaggtactgttggtttgaaattcagccttaaggaactcaaaaattccagggtcaaatccttgtacactggttccctaattCTAGCAAATTTAGTCCAGCTTATAGCATCTAAATaggcaaatacagagtcataaatgcctaGCTCTTTTAAAATatgctcatccatatatttgtttGCCAAAATAGGTTTAGAAGCTAATCTCTCATaagcatttttcatatccatatccTTAAAAGCGCAAGGTAATGGAGAGAGTACCTCCTCTATATTATCGGTAGATAACGCAGGTGTTGCTGGAGAGTTTAAGGGTGACTGAGATACAGGTGTTTGGACCGCTGGTGCTGGAATTTGCGAGGAGGACCTAGTCCTTTTGCTGACTGGTTCAGAGGAAGGTTGAGGTGGAGAGTTTAGGTCAAAAGGAACAGAGGGTACTCTTTTTCATTTTCCGACAGGGGTTTTCTTGGGTTTACCTGCAGCCTTTTTAGTTTTACCTTTAGACTTCGTTTGAGTAGGCTCAGGTTCAGGCATTGGTTCTGGGGAATGAGTGTCGAAAACGGGTGTCTCATTTTGCGGCTCAGTTTGTGGCGAAAGGGGGGTCGGCGGAATGAGAGGTGGTGTTTGGCTTGGGGGTAGTGGCGGTGATTGAGGTGGTGGAGATTGAGGTAACGACGGCGTTTGCGGTGGTGGTGACTGAGGGAGCGGCGGACTgggactggggttagggtttgtgggTAGAGATGATGGAATGCCCATTTTCGATTTGACAGAGTGCCGAAGTCTTCTGGGTTTGGGTTTGTGGGTTGACCACATTTTAGTTCTCACCATTTAATGAAAAGAAAGAAACTTTTCAGCTTCCTGTAAAAATTGTCAGAAAAAATGGTGCGGGAAGGGAGTAGGCAGAATGAGAGTTATGGCTTATCGGGAGTGCGGGCGAGGGTTTTATAAAAATGACAGAAGTTTTGGGCTTTTTAAAATGTGGGGCAGACATCTGGTAATTTGGGccatgcttggggttaagcataagGTTTAGCAGAATTTGCTTAGGACTCTGCTTGACaagcaacatcatcagcaagtttcgacaggttttgggaaaaattgtgattttacttaccaaaaacagtccaaaagctatggaatgctatcatgacccttagcaattaccaaatacacacaaataccataaaattaaagaattttagCTCATCATCTCCATAAACTTAGTAAGCATAGCACATGTTCATTTAGCTTTTTGCAATCATTGTTCATTTTAAGCACTCATTGTGACTACCTTTTTGCACACTTAatgtgaggttcctatggcattagaaatgccaagaaaatatttttttcaaattgaattaaaaatgagtagaaaagaaaagaaaaaaaaaaatgaaagaaattgattaTTACATCACATGAtgaatcacaacttgacaaactaattaaaagagataaaaactaataaaagagagaaaaaaaaaagaccaaatgCACCCATCTTCATCTTTTCTTGGGCAGCAAcgtagaagagagagagagagagtccaccatatttggcagccaagaaaaagccaagaaagtgaagaaattgcagaaaaaaaaatctgcaaaaaaggttagtgctatattttctctctctcttttttaatCTGTTAGGTTAGAGTATCTTAAATTTTCGGCAGATAACtaaagaaattttgaaaaaacaTGAATTTTTGCTAGGTTTAGGAGGAAAATTTGACTTTGTtggttaaaaaaataaagaaattttaatggtcaattagttgaGATTTTGGTTGTAAGTTGATACCATAATTAGGAGGGAACTGATGGCAGTGAAATGggttggctgtgtaggttcaattgctgtttggccaattgatatgaaactagacttataatggcacaattttactgaagaaaccatgcccaaaaagacaAGCAAAgagggaccaaaagttggcccaatccggataccctgcatcagcttagatatagacaaacaacttttatgaagaaacctaccccaaaaatatgaaggcagtggcagtcactgttcatggtactgtagatttggtaatttctgcaaTTCTCTAATCCCAGCTGCTGTGGCTTTTTTGGACCATATGGAGCTAAAAAAAACCATGGAGTGAAAAAagtatttcctcaaattcttaatgtaacagtccctaatggaacagtgaagttagggcacaaaatctgaaatttctgccccctGCTAAAAGCTTGGATGGGGATTTGGATTAattaaagtcaacattttggttgactagtaaggtgaatagtaatcaaaataattagcaaattaagatgaagatttagaaccaattctaagctaaaatgattagaattgtatgacaaaaatGACTATATGCatcttagtaaaaaaaaaaaagggaattaagatataaatttgaaatccatgaaattttcatggattacttgaaacatgaaaataagtcaccaaattgatgtaaatagatagttaaagcttatatgcccatcacaaatggaattcataaaatattagtaactcaatttgaaatataaaatttgtaatttgtattgcctagacacgtgtgtcggaTGATAGATTGGGCATGCCAATATGTATTgttttttatgcccgattatatgatatcatggctttttagccataccgatcgctcGTGGTTGGCGTTACTCCCCCCCCATGTATGACGAGGAAGAGGAACGATTGCCAACGACGTTTTATCGATTATCCGCATTCCAAATAGTCAAGATGTCGGCGATTTGGGgcgtgtaatttattgaaataaattaagactattagtaattaaaaatattagaaattaaataaatgagttaatattatgaaatgatctaaaccacataaaaaattgttaagtaaaatgattaaagagttgcaaaaataagtataacttaactaaatacttTAAATGTGCCTTCTATTGCCAtcgaatataaattgagtattatttgtatattttatcttcgtttagcgcgatggatttgttttctcaTACTTTTACTTGACTAATTTTTTTTTGAGTCGGATCTGTATgtcaagtattcaaggttgtcacctctccTCTGCATGTGCATGCAGATAGGCATATAGATAAAtgatcatgaaatttaaatgtatgtatgagaattgaaatatgataaaattatgattagcatggataagattttattttataaaataggggaaactcgcTTTCTTTCTctcaaaaataattgatattaaattaaacgaattcaaaattattaaaaaaaaagaaaaaaataaagtaagatattgcatatcatgcattgcattcatatgagttgaggtgacactaatgcatatctatttttttggttattttaggttaaggtatggactcgtaATCGAGAGGAGGAGAAGAAAAGAAGTAGTAAAGTTTCCCGAAGTGAAGAATTATTGAAATCGGGAGATTATTCCACCATTGTCTCGTGAGCAGAAATCACTCTAAAAAAAAAGGATGTATGGAGAGTCAGATTCATGGTGATCAAAGTAGAGATCTAGACCCCCCCTATACCTGAAGAGATCAACACAGACACACTAGTAGTGTAGTGCGGGACTAGCAGAGAGaaaaaagattgtcctaagaggaaggaaggaccaagtacaattgTAACACCACTTCAAATGTCACCAAGCGCGAGAGGAGCAGAAGCCCCATATGTGtgatttgaggtaaagtatccctCCCTTTATGATATATGCCTaatgatatattatatatataagacTAAagatactatatatatatatatataagagaaagagggagagatagaaaggtaaaagaattatcttagatatctataaatttcgagatgaaatttttattagaggaagAAATGTAACAcccaaaatatttaaactaaagtgaggaaccataattaactcaaatattaaataagaaaaatttagaaaaaaattttagaaataaaatacaattaagtcaaatgttgagtaaataattattatgacataaaatatgaataaatattgttaaaaattgaattgaaaatgagtagaaaagaaaagaaaagaaaaatgaaagaaattgggaattatgacatcacatgatgtcattaacatgcccccacctaatcacaacttgacaaactaattaaaagagataaaaactaattaaaaagagacaaaatgaaagaccaaatctgcactcccatcttcatccttagagagagaggagagggtttccaccatagttcagcTTTCAGCTTTGAaaccttttttttctttcacCAAAAAAAAAGATCCTTCAAAAAAAAACTacccacaccttgtaggagtgtttggaagccaagaaaagccaagaaagtgaaggaaaaaggttagtgctatatttcCTCTCTCACtctttaatctttgttagagaAGATCATTAgttaaagaaaaatttgaagtaaattatatatgttagagtatcttaaattttcggcagccctaggaagaaatgagtttgattgttttaatggacttagattgaattagagattatgtttaaagtgtatacatatatatatacaaggaatgaaagagttaactaaagaaatttgtgaaaaccatgaatttgagctagggtttaggagtgaaaatttgactttggttatgaaattgttaaagaacattttaatggtcaattagtgaccatttgaggtaagttgaccataattaggagtgaactattgcatagtccagcctgtttggattgCCATATCTTCTTTTGGTTGTTCAATTGCTGCTGTtgtttggacatgaaactagacttataatggcacaattttgctgaagaaaccatgcccaaaagaccaaagcaagaggaccaaaagttggcatttggtcataactcactgtagaatgggtcaattgacctgaaatttttacagaaacaagataagacatagaaaaacaactttcatgaagaaacctaccccaaaatatgaccataacctattcaacaATTGGAccatatctgagctacaaaactccaaatggagtgattcaaaaaagaaattcaactagacaaaataaggaacaactttcatgtttacgatTTCCCAAATTTTAATGTAATATCTCTAATGGAACAGTTGAAATTAgggcacaaaaaaaaaaattcttcccttagtgctaagcttggaaatggatttggagattaattccaacaaattttgaatgcaaaatgtggtatctttgagaacttaggttcaataaatttattatgtatgaaaaagtcaacattttggttgactagtaaggtgaatagtaatcaaaataattagcaaattaagatgaagacctagaaccaattctaagcttaaatgcttagaattgtatgacaaatgtggactatgcatcttagtcaaaattgttaaaaagggaattaagagcataaatttgaaatccatgaaattttcatggattacttgaaacatgaaaaataagtcaccaaattgatgtaaatagatagttaaagcttatatgcccatcacaaatggaattcataaaatattagtaactcaatttgaaatataaaatttgtaattacataagtagactcttgaatgtataaatgagaaaggaaaaatgttttgaatacaatggtacatgtgaaccattgtttagaattgtgatcaatatgaataacataatgaatgaataaatgaaccatattaatgtatgaatgagacattagttctcattattgtagagaggagaagtattttgagtacaatggtataaatggataattgatgtgaattgtaatcatataaatgatcaaatgaatgcttaaattacctagaaatatgaatttggaaattatgtttccattataaacaaaattagaatgctataaaatatataaactcttaatggtactatatgCCCATGTATTGTGTGTCGTTGGATATATTGGGCATGCCATAGGGTATTGTTTAAGATAGCGAAAAGGGCTTTATGCTTTATTCATGGCtgcccaattatgtgatatcatgtctttttagccatattgacgcatacgtggttgacgttaagGTCCCATGGTGTGTGTGACAGAAGAGAACCGATCGTCAAAAACAACGATATCATTATCCATTTTTTAGTCACACCAGGGTTTAAGGggtgtgtaatttattgaaataaattaagactattagtaattaaaaatattagaaattaaataaatgagttaataaaacttcaaaagaattagttacaattatgaaatgatctaaaccacataaaaaaattgttaagtaaaatgataaaagagttgcaaaaataggtataacttaactaaatacttTAAATGTGCCTTCTATTTCCATacgaatataaattgagtatttttattaattctgtatattgtacattatcaaaACAaaagagaacaaaagataattaatattagacacattgtattaaattaaattgattctgaaatattcaaattatgcttctttctttctttatttgtatattttatcttcttgttatattattgcaccactaagcagcaatgtttagcgcgatggatttgtttactaagatttttggagttagtcaaggttgtcacctcctcagcaatgcatgtagatagggcccatatagatcctattttgtattttgtataaaatgttagatattgtattatgatgtaaattatgaattttgtaattattttgtaaattatgtaaattaaggaaatttgaaaatttcgcttatgtaatttgagaatgtttacatatgaattgagtatgaatggaaatgattatgaaattgaaatgtatggatgagatttgaaatatgagataattatgattagcatggataagattttattttggaaatattgttgaattgcaaacaggtgaatattgaaatacgccaaacgataataaaataggggaaactccgctggtttctctatcgaaaaataattgatattaaattaaacgaattcaaaattattaaaaaaaaaagaaaaaaaaataaagtaagataagttaggtgtTACACTTAATGAAACGgtctcctttctaaacttataccaaaagcacattttcagcagcatttgagacaagttccaaacattcaaaaattgcagaaaagacataagaattgacttcttaagcagcatgaacagtaacaaaaATTTGCAGACTACAAAAACTAGTagcaattcaaacaaaaacatgtaAATTTCTAAcagattacaaaactatacatacactaaaaggtaaaatTTAACAAACACTAATTTTTGCACctcaataaagctcacatcagtcctaaatatcaagattgatcctcattcaagttgcatttcacaaaatttacacaagacacaaaatcaaacatgtgctatcaagtagattgcaatatcagGAATTTAGCATAAGTTTAAAGGTATTATTGTTTACAGGTACtagataaagtgcagaattttgcttatatttgctccctttcaattctttgtttttgctacaagtgtcaatttgcccaatcttcatgaatgacctacaaaagataaacaaatgtcacttttgagtttaatgagggtaaaactgaaaatgaaatgaaatggaaaattaataatctataaaaggatacgcttgggttgcctcccaagaagcgcttgtttaaggtcttaagcttgaccttccactccaaatcacTTAAATATCCCTGATTggagaaccaagccatgaaacctctacaaccttttgtgtgggttctccaataatataatgctttaatctctgcccattaactttgaaagtccctgaggtttcattgcctatctcaacagctccataggggtatacctttataacagtgtagggtcctgaccatcttgactttaatttttcgggaaataaccttaacctagagttATATAGGAGAACAACATCCCCttcttgaaattctttcctcctaatatgcttatcatgccatctcttagttctttccttgtaaagcttggcattttcataagcatccaatctaagttcctcaagttcttttagttgcagcattcttttttctcctgcagtttttaagtcaaaattcagtgtccttatggcccaatatgctctatgctctaactccaaaggtaaatgacaagctttcccataaaccaatctaaatggggtggtgccaataggagttttaaaagctgttctataggcccaaagagcatcatctaactttagtgaccaatctttccttgaactattcactattttctcaagaattcttttcaactctctatttgagatctccacttgaccactagtctgtggatggtagggtgttgcaaccttatgcttcactctatatttttgtaataatctttcaaattgatggttgcaaaaatgagaacctccatcacttataatggcacgtggagttccaaatcttgtgaaaatgaactttttaaggaatttaatcacaactctaacattattagttggagatggtatagcttcaacccatttgctcacatagtctattccaactaaaatgtatttgtgtcccaaggacgatggaaaaggtctcatgaaatcaatgccccacacatcaaatagttccacttccaatatattttggaggggcatttcatctctctttgagatattacccattctttgacacctatcacatgcatttacaaacttcctcacattcttaaacatgtgtggccaaaagaaccctgcttgaagaactttttctgcagtctttgtcacactcatatgacccccataaagtgaagaatggcaatctttaataacattccctgtctcctcatcagctaaacatcttctaatcacCCCATCTCTacatctcttgaacaaaaatggctcttcccaatcataatcctttacatcaaaaagaaatttcttcttttgctaccatgttaggtcaggtggaaggattccacacactagatagttcacgaaatctgcataccaaggggtttttgcattcatgattactaatagttgctcatcaggaaaataatcatctattgggggctcttttcccaaattatctccttgttcttgcctcaatctagatagatgatctgctaccacattctctactcctttcttgtctttaatttccaagtcaaactcttgaaggagtagcacCTACCTTATCAATataggtttagcctctttttcctaaaggagatacttgatagctgcatgatccgtgtacactattaccttagaccccacaagataggacctgaatttatctgctgcaaataccactgccaaaaactctttctctgtagtagagtaatttatttgagcatcatctaaggttctacttgcatagtatattgcatacaccttcttatctctcctttgtcccaaaatagccccaatggcataatcactagcatcgcacattaactcaaaaggtaatgaccaatcgggaggctgcataataggagcagatatcaaagcttcctttatcttGCAAAAAGCATTCATATAATTAGTACCAAAATGAAATTCCATAtttttactcaataaattggtaagaggcttagaaatcttagagaaatccttgatgaatctcctgtaaaatccagcatgccccaagaaactcctcactcccttcacggatgttgggggtggcattttctcaataatttctacctttgctttatccacctcaatacccctgtttgacacaagatgtcccaaaacaattccttcttgtaccataaaatggcacttttcccaattcaaaactaaattgaactcttcacatctctgcaaaaccttagacaagttagataagcattcatcgaaagatttaccatacacagaaaaatcatccatgaacacttccataattctcttaatcatgtcagaaaatatggacatcatacatctttgaaatgtagcaagggcattacatagtccaaatggcatccttcgatatgcaaaggtaccataaggacatgtgaaggtagttttaactcgatcatctgggtgaatagggatctgaaagaaccctgaatagccatccaaatagcaaaaataagaatgatgagctagtctctcaagcatttgatctataaatggtaatggaaaatggttctttctagttgcattattcaatttcatatagtctatacacattatccatccagttacagtccttgtaggtattagttcatcattttcatttttcactactgtgatgcccccttttttaggtacaacatgaactggacttacccaattgctgtcaaaaacagggtaaatgatacctgcatcaagcaatttcaagatctcctttttcacaacctctttcatatttggattcaatgTCCTCTGTGACTCTCGAGAGGCTTTATGATTATTTTCCAataaaattctatgcatgcacacagaaggatgtattcctttaatatcatcaatggtataaccaattatccttctatgctttctaagaactcttaataat is a window encoding:
- the LOC131182099 gene encoding vegetative cell wall protein gp1-like yields the protein MGIPSSLPTNPNPSPSPPLPQSPPPQTPSLPQSPPPQSPPLPPSQTPPLIPPTPLSPQTEPQNETPVFDTHSPEPMPEPEPTQTKSKGKTKKAAGKPKKTPVGK